Part of the Hemibagrus wyckioides isolate EC202008001 linkage group LG09, SWU_Hwy_1.0, whole genome shotgun sequence genome, CGAAATTCTGTCGCGGTGTCATTTAAAGCTTTAACCATTAGCTCAGCTTTCCAAGCTAACCGACTGCGCTATAAGAAGGTGACAGGCCATGGTTACATCCGGATTTGCGGCTAGCGCCCTAGATTAGTGCACTACACCCGGGCACCAAACAGCGCCATTTACACTCTGTCATGTTTCCTAGAAGTGGTTATTGGGATAGGGCCGGTGGTGTAGGTTTCTGTTTCTTGACACGGAGTAAATAATAACGCAACGTTTGGCAAacttttagctagctagcaggtagagctgtgtgtgtgtgtgtgtgtgtgtgtgtgtgtgtgtgtgtgtgtgtgtgtgtgtgtgtgtgtgttacgagcGTTGTTAGCTCGAAGGCTTTCTGCAGTTGCATAATACGTATATGTACAAGTTTCATTGATGTGCGAGCTTTATAAAACTGCTGTTGTTGTTAGGTGATTACTTTAGATGTAGTAAAAGTTAAGcgaaataaataatgtttgtaGAGAAACAGGGCTTTTTGAAAtcgtgagagagagggatgaaatAGAGATTTACAGGTAGTTTAAGGgggtgagagaaacagagatacactatattgccaaaagttttgggacacccctccaaatcattgaattcaggggttggactcggccccttagttccagtgaaaggatgcttaatgcttcagcttcataccaagacattttggacaatttcatgcccccaaCTTTTTGGGAACCGTTTgggaatgaccccttcctgttccaacatgactgcacaccagtgcacaaagcaaggtccataaagacatggatgagtgagtttggtgtggaggaacttcagagtcctgacctcaacctgatagaacacctttgggatgaattagagcggagactgtgagccaggccttcttgtctaACATTAGTGCCAGATCGCACAAATGCatttctagtggaatggtcaaaaattcccataaacacactcctaaaccttgtggaaagccttcctagaagagttgaaactcttatagctgcaaaggggcaaagggacaactccatattacagttatgtgcatgtaaaggcagatgacccagttttggcctggctcacagtctccgctctaattcctcccaaaagtgttctatcaggttgaggtcaggactctgaagttcccccacacaaaactcactcatccatgtctttatggaccttgctttgtgtactggtgtgcagtcatgttagaacaggaaggggtcacccacaaagttgggagcttGAAAGtttcttggtatgctgaagcatccTTTCACTGGAAACCAACCCctttaaaaacaacacctgaattcaatgatttggaggggtgtcccaaaactattgccaatatagtgtacatagaTGGCTAGTTAGAAGGATAAAATGAACGTGCAGAATGTtttgatggagagaaagaggtcaagatagagagagatgaatacgatacaaatgtaaagaaaaagatGTTGAGGCCTGGAATGTTCAGAAGATTatctgagaaagagagatgtgaagagagaggtggagagagatagGGAAAGATTTGCATGTAGCTCATTTTCATATTGTGTTTCAGTTAATGTTTTGAATGAAATGGTATTAACATCTGCCATTTCATAACTCCTCAGTTCCACAGATTTTGGGACAGGAAATGGCCTAACTTTATCAGGACCTTCCACCATGACTCGTGTGGCACCTCCAATCCCACCGCGCCCAATTCAGCAGTCCTACCGTCCATCCTACAGCTCTTTCCCCTCCTCCTACAGCCCCTTCAGCAGCTCTCCATATGGAGGCTACAGCCCTTACAGCCCATACAGCTACGGCGGTTTGGGATACAGCCGCTTCCTCCCAGAGGATGTGCCTCCGAGCCGCTTCGTGCAGCAGGCGGAGGAGAGCAGCCGCGGCGCCTTCCAGTCGGTCGAGAGCATCGTGCACGCCTTCTCTTCCGTCAGCATGATGCTGGACGCCACCTTTTCGGCCGTCTACAACAGCTTCCGTGCCGTGCTTGATGTGGCCAATCACTTCTCCCGCCTGCGCATCCACTTCACTAAAGTCCTGTCCGCCTTCGCGCTCGTGCGGACGCTGCGCTACCTGTACCGACGGCTGCAGAGGATCCTGGGAATAAGGTTGGACGCTGAGGTGGAGGACCTTTGGGAGGACAGTGCAGCAAGTGCCGTAGTTCCAGGAGGTCGTGGAGCTGGTGTTGGCGATTCCAGCGACAGAACAGTGAAGTCTTGGCCGATATTTTTGTTTCTCGCAGTGGTTTTTGGCGGACCGTACCTGATCTGGAAACTTCTGAGATCTGAGGAGAGCGCAGAGGAGCGTGGTGGGGCTTCTTTCTTTACAAAACCTCTCTCtcgctttttctctctctctgtgtctctctctctgtctctctctctgtctctccgaACATTCCTTacgactgtgtgagtgaccgactgtgtgagtgaccgactgtgtgagtgaccgactgtgtgagtgaccgactgtgtgagtgaccgactgcctgcctgtgtgagtgaccgactgcctgcctgtgtgagtgactgacagtgtgagtgactgacagtgtgagtgactgacagtgtgagtgactgacagtgtgagtgactgacagtgtgagtgaccgactgcgtgacagtgtgagtgaccgactgcgtgacagtgtgagtgaccgactgcgtgacagtgtgagtgaccgactgcgtgacagtgtgagtgaccgactgcgtgacagtgtgagtgaccgactgcgtgacagtgtgagtgactgactgtgtgagtgactgactgtgtgagtgactgactgtgtgagtgaccgactgtgtgagtgaccgactgcctgactgtgtgagtgaccgactgcCTGCCTGTGTGAGCGACCGACTgcctgcctgtgtgagtgactgacagtgtgagtgactgacagtgtgagtgactgacagtgtgagtgactgacagtgtgagtgaccgactgcgtgacagtgtgagtgaccgactgtgtgagtgaccgactgtgtgagtgaccgactgcctgcctgtgtgagtgaccgactgcctgcctgtgtgagtgaccgactgcCTGCCTGTGTGAGCGACCGACTgcctgcctgtgtgagtgactgacagtgtgagtgactgacagtgtgagtgactgacagtgtgagtgactgacagtgtgagtgactgacagtgtgagtgaccgactgcgtgactgtgtgagtgaccgactgcgtgactgtgtgagtgaccgactgcgtgactgtgtgagtgaccgactgcgtgactgtgtgagtgaccgactgcgtgactgtgtgagtgaccgactgtgtgagtgaccgactgcgtgactgtgtgagtgaccgactgcgtgactgtgtgagtgaccgactgcgtgactgtgtgagtgactgactgtgtgagtgaccgactgtgtgagtgaccgactgtgtgagtgaccgactgtgtgagtgaccgactgcctgactgtgtgagtgaccgactgcctgactgtgtgagtgaccgactgtgtgagtgaccaactgcctgactgtgtgagtgactgactgtgtgagcgACCGACTGCCTGACTGTGTGAGCGACCGACTGCCTGACTGTGTGAGCGACCGACTGCCTGACTGTGTGAGCGACCGACTGCCTGACTGTGTGAGCGACCGActgcctgactgtgtgagtgaccgactgtgtgagtgaccgactgcCTGACTGTGTGAGCGACCGACTGCCTGACTGTGTGAGCGACCGActgcctgactgtgtgagtgaccgactgtgtgagtgaccgactgtgtgagtgaccaactgcctgactgtgtgagtgaccgactgtgtgagtgaccgactgcgtgactgtgtgagtgaccgactgcgtgactgtgtgagtgaccgactgcgtgactgtgtgagtgaccgactgcgtgactgtgtgagtgaccgactgcgtgactgtgtgagtgaccgactgcgtgactgtgtgagtgaccgactgcgtgactgtgtgagtgactgactgtgtgagtgaccgactgcgtgactgtgtgagtgactgactgtgtgagtgactgactgtgtgagtgactgactgtgtgagtgaccgactgtgtgagtgaccgactgtgtgagtgaccgactgtgtgagtgaccgactgcctgactgtgtgagtgaccgactgcgtgactgtgtgagtgaccgactgtgtgagtgaccgactgtgtgagtgaccgactgtgtgagtgaccgactgcctgactgtgtgagtgaccgactgcctgactgtgtgagtgaccgactgcctgactgtgtgagtgaccgactgtgtgagtgaccaactgcctgactgtgtgagtgactgactgccTGACTGTGTGAGCGACCGActgcctgactgtgtgagtgaccgactgcCTGACTGTGTGAGCGACCGActgcctgactgtgtgagtgacc contains:
- the pex13 gene encoding peroxisome biogenesis factor 13; translated protein: MSHPPPKPWERRIPGAVGAPLNYRSTDFGTGNGLTLSGPSTMTRVAPPIPPRPIQQSYRPSYSSFPSSYSPFSSSPYGGYSPYSPYSYGGLGYSRFLPEDVPPSRFVQQAEESSRGAFQSVESIVHAFSSVSMMLDATFSAVYNSFRAVLDVANHFSRLRIHFTKVLSAFALVRTLRYLYRRLQRILGIRLDAEVEDLWEDSAASAVVPGGRGAGVGDSSDRTVKSWPIFLFLAVVFGGPYLIWKLLRSEESAEERGTNWASGEDDHVVARAEYDFTAASEEEISLQAGDMLNLAPKEQQPRVRGWLLASVDGQTTGLVPANYVKILGRRRGRRQAELERLAQLQQGQQVQQSAPGQVTVTVPASASAGQPDPEELLECVYRETPASYTDPAVTLNNGSTNTVLGNSEKLDL